TGTCATAGTCTCCAAGAATTTCAAGGGAAGTATTTTGGCTGCCGTTTTTATTAAAAATGCTTATTTTTATCGTTGATGTTCCCAATTTAGGTTTTTTGGAAAAAACATAGGTGAAATAATAATTTTCATTTATCATAACTTTCTGCTTAGCTTTTTCTTTTATGAGCATTATATTTTCTATTTGTACCGCAATCGAAACGGAAAAAAAAGACGACACAAAAATTGTGGCGGCAAAAAATAAGACTTTTGGCATAATAAACCTCCCGATTCTATAAAACATATTAAAAATATATAATATATTATAAATATATTTATGGTTTTTCAAGGATATTTTAGGCGCTTATATACCTTACGATACAAGATAATGTGAGGATTTTGAGGGCAGTCTTATAATTTCTGCACTAACACTCTTGCAAACTTCTCCTTTCCATTTATATACGGAATATATCGTTTATCTCTTATTATTTTATATCCTTTTTCCAATAACCCGTTTAGTATCGGA
The Candidatus Endomicrobium procryptotermitis DNA segment above includes these coding regions:
- a CDS encoding FixH family protein gives rise to the protein MPKVLFFAATIFVSSFFSVSIAVQIENIMLIKEKAKQKVMINENYYFTYVFSKKPKLGTSTIKISIFNKNGSQNTSLEILGDYDMPQMRGRHSSGPIKFKKNKNGDYLMPLNSVMRGKWEILLVFIEDDKDIFAGAIHINI